In a single window of the Methanolobus psychrophilus R15 genome:
- a CDS encoding cell division control protein 6, with protein MQNKSLDGLFQELLENEPIFKNKEVLRHSYTPDSLVHRDDQINGLASILVSALRGDTPSNILIYGKTGTGKTAVTRHVGIELERKGESLGISCKVVYLNCEVIDTQYRLLANLSRQFGEDVPMTGWPTDQVFAKFKEAIDSEKQVIIIILDEIDKLIKKGDDVLYNLSRINTDLEQAKVSMIGVSNDLKFTEFLDPRVKSSLGEEEIIFPPYDAEQISDILRERAQIAYKEHALDEMVIPLCAAFAAQEHGDARRALDLLRVAGEIAERENQSRVDEHHVKTAQEKIEIDRVVEVVRTLPTQSKLSLYSVMLLRNNGYRNVTTGEVYNVYRQLCMHVDMDILTQRRVTDLMSELDMLGIVNAVVVSKGRYGRTKEIVLSVPITSTKKVLFEDYRLKPLDGFKPVMTTQLHL; from the coding sequence ATGCAAAATAAGTCATTGGATGGTTTGTTTCAGGAGTTATTGGAAAATGAACCTATTTTTAAAAACAAAGAAGTTTTAAGGCATTCTTACACCCCGGATTCTCTTGTTCACAGGGACGATCAGATAAACGGTCTTGCTTCCATCCTGGTTTCAGCTTTAAGGGGGGATACTCCCTCAAATATACTGATATATGGTAAAACAGGCACTGGAAAGACAGCTGTTACACGTCATGTGGGAATCGAGCTTGAAAGAAAAGGTGAATCTCTGGGTATCTCCTGTAAAGTGGTCTATCTGAACTGTGAGGTAATAGACACCCAGTACAGGCTTCTTGCAAACCTGTCAAGGCAGTTTGGCGAGGATGTGCCAATGACCGGCTGGCCCACCGACCAGGTCTTTGCAAAGTTCAAGGAAGCAATTGATTCTGAAAAACAGGTTATCATTATAATTCTTGATGAGATCGATAAACTGATCAAAAAAGGCGATGATGTTCTTTACAATCTTTCCAGGATAAACACTGATCTGGAGCAGGCTAAGGTTAGCATGATAGGAGTTTCCAACGACCTGAAGTTCACAGAGTTCCTGGACCCCAGAGTAAAAAGCTCCCTTGGGGAAGAAGAGATCATATTCCCTCCATACGATGCTGAACAGATAAGTGACATCCTCCGTGAGAGAGCCCAGATAGCTTATAAGGAACATGCCCTTGATGAAATGGTCATCCCGTTGTGTGCTGCATTTGCAGCTCAGGAACATGGTGATGCAAGGCGTGCTCTGGACCTTCTCAGGGTTGCAGGTGAAATTGCTGAACGTGAGAACCAATCCCGTGTTGATGAACATCATGTCAAGACTGCACAGGAGAAAATCGAGATCGACCGTGTTGTTGAGGTCGTGCGTACGCTTCCCACCCAGTCCAAGTTGTCTCTTTACAGTGTCATGCTGCTGAGAAACAACGGTTACAGGAATGTCACCACCGGCGAGGTCTACAATGTGTACCGTCAGTTGTGTATGCATGTGGATATGGATATCCTTACTCAGCGCAGGGTCACTGACCTTATGTCCGAACTTGACATGCTTGGAATTGTCAATGCGGTCGTCGTAAGCAAAGGCAGGTACGGCAGGACAAAGGAGATTGTCCTGAGCGTTCCCATAACAAGCACAAAAAAAGTGTTATTTGAGGATTACAGGCTCAAACCCCTTGATGGTTTCAAGCCTGTGATGACGACCCAGTTGCATCTGTAA
- the pylS gene encoding pyrolysyl-tRNA synthetase — MERKPLDSLISKNGLWVSRNGHLHGIRSCETSQKNLRITMDCGEVTQVRNSRSSRAARSLRNHKYHKPCKKCRLAEERIKDFSNKTARKDEVRVTVKTVQSSRFNSVKSDIPDASMLSESLQPSNIIVKPQIHNSPTERQPSATAQTSKSQPKTYQPKVTKPVNHSSQKHAKPEKNEFTQTQKNRILSLLAPDDMISFSKEKRSFAELESVLLTQRKKDLRAMYEDSRENMLGKLERTITDFFVDMGFLEVKSPILIPFEYMERMGVGEDKELSRQIFRVGDNMCLRPMLAPGLYNHLRKFDNVLPDPIRIFEIGPCYRKESDGNSHLEEFTMLNFCQMGSRCTRQTLESLIGDFLDFLDIEYEIVADSCMVYGDTIDVMHRNMELSSAVVGPIPMDMDWGVNKPWIGAGFGLERLLKAKHNFKNIRSVARSESYYNGICTSL; from the coding sequence ATGGAAAGAAAGCCATTGGACTCATTAATATCCAAAAACGGTCTATGGGTGTCAAGGAACGGGCACCTGCACGGAATAAGAAGTTGTGAGACATCACAAAAAAACCTGCGAATAACAATGGATTGCGGAGAGGTCACCCAAGTAAGGAACTCCAGGTCCAGCCGGGCCGCAAGGTCTCTTCGAAACCATAAATACCACAAACCCTGTAAGAAATGCAGGCTCGCAGAAGAAAGAATAAAAGATTTCTCTAATAAGACTGCAAGGAAAGACGAAGTCAGGGTCACGGTAAAGACAGTACAATCCTCCCGGTTCAATTCTGTTAAAAGTGATATACCGGATGCATCAATGCTATCCGAAAGTTTGCAGCCTTCAAACATTATCGTAAAACCTCAGATTCATAATTCCCCTACAGAGCGACAGCCATCTGCTACTGCACAAACCTCCAAATCACAGCCAAAGACCTATCAACCCAAGGTAACAAAACCTGTAAACCATTCCTCCCAGAAACATGCCAAACCGGAGAAAAATGAGTTCACCCAGACCCAAAAGAACAGGATACTCTCATTACTGGCTCCTGATGATATGATATCTTTCTCAAAGGAAAAGCGCTCCTTTGCAGAGCTTGAATCGGTCCTGCTGACACAGAGAAAGAAGGACCTCAGGGCGATGTATGAGGACAGCAGGGAAAACATGCTCGGCAAACTTGAGCGCACTATAACCGATTTCTTTGTAGATATGGGATTCCTTGAAGTGAAATCTCCAATACTTATTCCTTTTGAATATATGGAGCGTATGGGCGTAGGCGAGGATAAGGAGCTCTCCAGGCAAATATTCAGGGTCGGAGATAACATGTGCCTTCGCCCCATGCTGGCGCCTGGTCTCTATAACCATCTTCGCAAATTCGATAATGTACTTCCCGACCCCATAAGGATATTCGAGATAGGACCCTGCTACAGGAAAGAATCCGACGGCAATAGCCATCTCGAAGAGTTCACCATGCTCAACTTCTGCCAGATGGGATCAAGATGTACCCGACAGACCCTTGAATCCCTCATAGGGGATTTCCTAGATTTTCTGGACATCGAGTACGAAATAGTTGCCGATAGCTGCATGGTCTACGGGGATACTATTGATGTCATGCACAGGAACATGGAACTCTCATCCGCTGTCGTAGGACCAATCCCTATGGATATGGACTGGGGTGTCAACAAGCCCTGGATAGGAGCCGGCTTCGGACTTGAAAGACTGCTTAAAGCAAAACACAATTTCAAGAACATAAGATCCGTTGCAAGGTCCGAGTCCTACTATAACGGGATATGCACGAGCCTCTGA
- a CDS encoding L-tyrosine decarboxylase, which produces MCTAPHRIAVKAHMQFIESNMGDFGLFRGTHEMEKEVIRMTGNMLHCPFTEGYLTTGGTESNIQAVRSMRNLHERKHSGSRLNVVVPISAHFSFDKVSDILDIDVRKAPLDSDLKVSIKAMKSLIDVNTVGLVALAGSTEFGQVDPIGKISELALGKDLPLHIDAAFGGFVLPFLAQEHVFDFSLPGVTSIAVDPHKMGLSTIPSGILLFKEFKHLRCLKAHTPYLTVDSQYTMTGTRSGAAVAATFAVMKFLGKEGYTETVSKCMEMTRYLLRKAAEIGVEPVIDPVINVVALKVPEPAVVRATLSREYNWHVSITQDPKALRLVIMPHMSCEMIDMFMADLTKVLGSCT; this is translated from the coding sequence ATGTGTACTGCTCCTCACAGGATTGCTGTTAAAGCTCACATGCAATTCATTGAGTCTAATATGGGAGATTTTGGTCTTTTTAGAGGCACTCATGAGATGGAAAAAGAAGTCATCAGGATGACAGGAAACATGCTTCATTGCCCTTTCACAGAAGGTTATCTTACAACAGGAGGAACCGAATCCAATATCCAGGCTGTCCGCTCTATGCGCAATTTGCATGAACGGAAACATTCCGGATCAAGACTCAATGTTGTTGTCCCAATATCGGCGCACTTCTCTTTTGACAAAGTATCTGATATCCTTGATATTGATGTAAGGAAGGCTCCTCTTGACAGTGATCTCAAAGTTTCGATCAAGGCAATGAAATCTCTTATAGATGTGAACACTGTAGGACTTGTTGCACTAGCCGGCTCCACGGAATTTGGCCAGGTCGATCCTATCGGGAAGATTTCAGAACTTGCACTTGGAAAGGATCTTCCTTTGCATATAGATGCAGCATTTGGCGGTTTTGTTCTCCCCTTCCTTGCGCAGGAACATGTGTTTGACTTTTCATTGCCTGGAGTGACTTCCATTGCAGTAGACCCACATAAAATGGGTCTGAGTACTATTCCTTCAGGCATCCTGCTATTCAAGGAATTCAAGCATCTGAGATGCCTTAAAGCACATACTCCTTATCTTACCGTGGACAGCCAGTACACCATGACAGGAACACGCAGCGGAGCTGCTGTTGCAGCTACCTTTGCTGTCATGAAATTTCTTGGGAAGGAAGGCTACACCGAAACAGTCAGCAAATGTATGGAAATGACCCGGTATCTTTTAAGAAAAGCTGCAGAGATAGGTGTTGAACCTGTTATTGATCCGGTGATTAACGTTGTAGCTCTCAAAGTTCCTGAACCGGCTGTAGTGAGAGCCACTCTTTCCAGGGAATATAACTGGCATGTTTCCATCACACAGGATCCAAAGGCTCTGCGCCTGGTCATAATGCCTCATATGAGCTGTGAAATGATCGACATGTTCATGGCCGATCTGACCAAAGTGCTGGGATCCTGCACGTAG
- a CDS encoding response regulator receiver, producing MDNAKILVVEDENVVALEIKKRLTRLGYVVPSVAASGKEAISKAKGFLPDLILMDIRLKGEMDGIEAAQEIWTQLGIPVIYLTAHSDDETLKRAKQTNPYGYVLKPFEEEDLRAVIEVALYRRQKEKCE from the coding sequence ATGGATAACGCAAAGATCCTTGTTGTTGAGGATGAAAATGTGGTGGCACTGGAAATAAAGAAAAGACTGACAAGGCTTGGCTATGTGGTGCCAAGCGTTGCAGCTTCTGGAAAAGAAGCTATCAGCAAGGCAAAGGGTTTTCTTCCGGACCTGATACTGATGGACATCCGTCTTAAAGGGGAGATGGATGGGATCGAAGCTGCACAGGAGATATGGACACAGCTAGGTATCCCGGTAATCTATCTTACCGCTCATTCTGACGATGAGACATTAAAGAGGGCAAAGCAGACCAATCCTTATGGTTATGTGCTGAAACCTTTTGAGGAAGAGGATCTTCGGGCTGTAATCGAGGTGGCCCTTTACAGGCGTCAGAAGGAAAAGTGTGAATAA
- the bioB gene encoding biotin synthase yields MTQNDLDKFAGKVLEGAQLSDDELRELLRINENEQLEKLFYLSRKVRDHFFGNKVFLYSFVYFSTYCKNKCAFCYYRANHEINRYRLSIEEVRNICRALKGESIHMVDLTMGEDPYFHERPENFVDVIKAVRSELDLPIMISPGVMGNEALKELHDNGANFLALYQETHDPELYRKLRVGQSFEDRVNARKFAKSIGYCVEDGILTGVGNDIESTIRSLRGMEANTPDMVRVMTFVPQEGTPLEKVNRISSIEELKIIAVLRLMFPDRLIPASLDLEGIPGMVHRLNAGANVVTSIIPSDSTLEGVVNYDRGAKERHRDPKSVVECLKSMGMEPASQADFNRIVGLAA; encoded by the coding sequence ATGACACAAAACGACCTGGACAAGTTTGCAGGGAAGGTACTGGAAGGGGCACAGCTCTCTGACGACGAACTCCGAGAGCTGCTCCGGATAAATGAGAATGAGCAGCTTGAAAAGCTTTTCTACTTATCGAGGAAGGTCAGGGATCACTTTTTCGGAAACAAGGTCTTCCTTTACAGCTTCGTTTATTTTTCCACCTACTGCAAGAACAAGTGCGCTTTCTGCTATTACAGGGCAAATCATGAGATAAACAGGTATCGTCTGAGTATAGAAGAAGTGCGTAATATATGCCGTGCATTGAAAGGTGAGAGTATTCACATGGTTGACCTGACCATGGGAGAAGACCCTTACTTCCATGAAAGACCTGAAAATTTTGTTGATGTCATAAAGGCAGTAAGGTCAGAACTGGACCTTCCCATTATGATATCTCCAGGAGTCATGGGAAATGAAGCGCTAAAGGAATTGCATGACAACGGCGCAAACTTCCTTGCCCTCTACCAGGAGACACACGACCCGGAACTCTACCGGAAACTGAGGGTCGGGCAGTCCTTTGAGGACAGGGTCAATGCCCGTAAGTTCGCCAAGAGCATCGGTTACTGCGTTGAGGACGGGATACTTACCGGCGTCGGTAATGATATCGAATCGACCATCAGGTCACTGAGAGGCATGGAAGCGAATACTCCAGATATGGTAAGGGTCATGACCTTCGTACCGCAGGAGGGCACGCCTCTTGAAAAGGTGAACCGCATATCAAGCATAGAAGAGCTGAAAATAATAGCCGTTCTTAGACTTATGTTCCCGGACAGGCTCATACCTGCATCCCTTGACCTTGAAGGCATTCCGGGAATGGTACACAGGCTCAATGCCGGGGCAAATGTGGTAACATCAATAATACCTTCGGATTCCACGCTTGAAGGAGTCGTTAACTATGACAGAGGAGCAAAGGAGAGGCACAGGGATCCGAAAAGCGTTGTAGAGTGCCTGAAGAGCATGGGGATGGAACCTGCAAGCCAGGCCGATTTCAACAGGATAGTGGGGCTGGCAGCATGA
- a CDS encoding sensory transduction histidine kinase: MQPKELSIKAKLIAYIVIGVFLVLAASTAVSISTVTTQQRELAYLQSVEMARDYANQFDGDMKANEAIANTLAKTMEQYNSADREEVNNILKNVMVENPSLTGVYVGYEPNAFDGRDSEYVNAEGHDQTGRFLPYWNNIQGSLSVEPLVFYDEFDYYQLPKKTQTDLVTEPYFYQGIFMVSFDSPIIKNGEFIGIAGVDVSLDYIDDVVGDIRAFETGYAFVTGNTGILVSHPEYKEGIGSQTLYDFGVPEISEAADNIRHGRGGSVETIDPSTGKEIIMFYEPVKTGNYSFLLVVPKEEMFAGVTSLRNKLIIISAISICFMAVVSYLIAVSITSPINEIVYNFRQIAGDAVNGKLDIRADTKVQRDFKEIPLGLNEILEAVIAPIRETVRVTNALAKGELETRTELELKGEFKELGDTLDNFAESLNNIIADSNSVLTSIQNNNFSRSVWIHGEGDFKILTDGIEETRHSLNAAITEQKKAEKALRDSEKKFRTLFESPNDAIYLHDLDGKFLEVNDIACERMGYAYEDFLKMTYMDIDSHYPGRQIIKVIRELCKSKSNLLETVHVRKDGFTFPVELSSRIIKYEGTTAIITIARDISKRKQTEKELKKYAEDLKHSNELKEEMESIINHSPVIVFKWRPEKDWPVEFVSSNVTQLGYTVDDFTSNRIKYADIVHPEDSERTHLHFPRYYQHKSSDINWEYRIFTKSGDIRWVDERTFVRRHNEGDITLQGIILDITERKKAEEALLQAEKVRKKEIHHRVKNNLQVISSLLYLASENFKDQNVIEAFMDSRNRVRSMALIHEELYQSKDMTSIDFADYTQNLLEYLSKSYRIDNRDITLESNIENVYLGVDTAVPLGMVINELVSNSMKHAFQNGAHGRISVDLSIQNTTLILKVKDNGIGLPPEIDFRKTESLGLQLVTTLVDQIDGTIELNASDGTEFLIRFEEAK; this comes from the coding sequence ATGCAACCAAAAGAACTGTCAATCAAAGCCAAACTGATCGCATATATAGTGATAGGTGTGTTCCTGGTGCTTGCCGCATCAACAGCCGTAAGCATCTCAACAGTAACCACACAGCAACGGGAACTGGCATATCTGCAATCGGTAGAAATGGCGAGGGATTACGCAAACCAGTTTGACGGGGATATGAAGGCCAATGAGGCTATTGCAAACACTCTTGCAAAAACAATGGAGCAATATAATTCTGCAGATCGGGAGGAAGTTAACAATATACTTAAAAATGTCATGGTTGAGAACCCTAGTCTTACAGGAGTATATGTAGGGTATGAACCAAATGCTTTTGATGGAAGGGACAGTGAATATGTCAATGCCGAAGGCCATGATCAAACGGGCAGGTTCCTCCCTTACTGGAATAATATTCAGGGTTCTTTAAGTGTTGAACCCCTTGTTTTTTACGATGAGTTCGATTACTATCAACTGCCAAAGAAGACGCAAACTGATCTTGTAACTGAACCTTATTTCTATCAAGGCATTTTCATGGTAAGTTTTGATTCACCCATAATCAAGAACGGGGAATTCATAGGTATTGCCGGGGTCGATGTATCACTGGACTATATTGATGATGTTGTGGGTGACATTAGAGCCTTTGAAACAGGCTATGCTTTTGTGACCGGCAATACAGGTATCCTTGTATCACATCCTGAATACAAGGAAGGGATTGGCTCACAGACACTTTATGATTTCGGAGTACCTGAGATATCAGAAGCTGCCGATAATATAAGGCATGGTAGAGGAGGGAGTGTGGAAACTATCGACCCTTCCACAGGCAAGGAAATAATCATGTTCTACGAGCCTGTCAAAACCGGTAACTACTCTTTCTTGCTTGTTGTCCCAAAAGAAGAAATGTTTGCAGGCGTCACAAGTCTCAGAAATAAACTGATAATCATATCAGCTATCTCGATTTGTTTTATGGCTGTGGTATCCTATCTTATAGCCGTGTCGATAACTTCCCCTATCAATGAGATTGTTTATAACTTCAGGCAGATAGCCGGGGATGCCGTGAACGGGAAGCTGGACATCAGAGCAGATACAAAAGTACAGAGGGATTTCAAGGAGATACCGTTGGGACTCAACGAAATACTTGAAGCTGTGATAGCTCCGATACGTGAGACTGTAAGGGTGACAAATGCTCTTGCCAAGGGGGAACTTGAGACACGCACGGAGCTGGAGTTGAAAGGAGAGTTCAAGGAGCTGGGAGATACTCTGGACAATTTTGCGGAATCACTCAACAATATCATTGCCGACTCAAACAGCGTACTTACTTCGATACAGAACAATAATTTCTCCCGCAGTGTGTGGATACATGGGGAAGGGGACTTCAAGATCCTGACAGACGGGATAGAAGAAACAAGACATTCTCTGAATGCGGCTATCACCGAGCAGAAAAAAGCTGAGAAGGCTCTAAGGGATTCGGAGAAAAAGTTCAGGACACTGTTCGAAAGTCCCAATGATGCGATATACCTGCATGATCTGGACGGCAAGTTCCTTGAAGTGAATGATATTGCATGTGAAAGAATGGGATATGCATATGAAGATTTCCTTAAAATGACATATATGGATATCGATAGTCACTATCCAGGCAGGCAGATAATAAAGGTCATCAGAGAGCTTTGCAAGTCTAAGAGCAACCTGCTGGAAACAGTCCATGTCAGAAAGGACGGGTTTACTTTCCCGGTAGAACTGAGCAGCAGGATAATTAAATATGAAGGCACTACTGCCATTATCACTATCGCACGTGATATCAGCAAGCGAAAACAGACCGAGAAGGAGCTGAAGAAGTATGCTGAAGACCTTAAGCACTCCAATGAGCTAAAGGAAGAAATGGAAAGTATCATCAATCACAGCCCGGTAATAGTCTTTAAATGGAGACCTGAAAAGGACTGGCCTGTAGAGTTCGTGTCCAGCAACGTCACTCAGCTTGGCTATACAGTGGATGACTTCACATCCAATCGGATCAAGTACGCTGATATCGTACATCCGGAAGATTCTGAAAGGACGCATCTTCATTTTCCCAGGTATTACCAGCATAAATCCAGCGATATCAACTGGGAATACAGGATATTCACCAAATCCGGAGATATAAGATGGGTGGATGAGAGAACTTTTGTCAGACGCCATAACGAAGGTGATATTACGCTGCAAGGTATCATACTTGATATCACAGAGCGTAAAAAAGCAGAAGAAGCTCTTTTACAGGCAGAGAAGGTACGTAAAAAGGAAATCCACCACCGTGTTAAGAACAACCTGCAGGTTATCTCAAGCCTGCTTTACCTGGCCTCTGAGAACTTCAAAGACCAGAATGTGATAGAAGCTTTCATGGACAGCCGCAACAGAGTCAGATCAATGGCCCTGATACATGAGGAACTGTACCAGTCAAAGGATATGACAAGTATCGATTTTGCTGATTATACCCAGAACCTGCTGGAATATCTCTCTAAATCCTACAGGATAGATAATAGGGATATTACTCTCGAATCTAATATTGAGAATGTCTATCTGGGAGTTGATACTGCAGTGCCGCTTGGAATGGTCATCAATGAATTGGTTTCCAATTCCATGAAGCACGCTTTCCAGAACGGTGCACACGGAAGGATCAGTGTTGATCTCAGTATCCAGAACACTACTCTCATACTGAAGGTAAAGGATAATGGAATTGGTCTTCCTCCTGAAATAGATTTCAGGAAAACTGAATCATTGGGTCTGCAACTTGTTACTACTCTTGTGGACCAGATAGATGGCACTATTGAACTTAATGCAAGCGATGGAACTGAGTTTCTTATAAGGTTCGAAGAAGCGAAATAG
- a CDS encoding DNA-directed DNA polymerase gives MRMTDMNEVDVLTAFIEEGYQISSEAVELICSHCSPKELISHVLKTIDISVLVIGVEHVDLGSFGDSYGSNVVTLQSSMPISSFVVSDQDSLCDNPITIISDISDNSTCVGEYMEFVQYFRNRYSKLSDIIRSRVNARPIESLKKKRSASSPVSRRGTGEQSEISIIGMVSEIKSTSNGHKILEIEDPTGTFSVLVRTADKELFEQAAHLVLDEVAGFTGTLTNDGKLMIVQKIILPDLPNTMSRKGGTYGKAVLTSDVHIGSSTFLEEPWEHFIDFLKGNTDSEALADISKEVRYLLIAGDLVDGIGIYPGQEKELSIQDIYDQYKRAAEYCEEIPKHIRIVISPGNHDAVRQAEPQPKLPECIRADFPDNVTFVGNPAMVDLDGARVLLYHGRSIDDLVAAVPGVSYHAPTKGMVEMMKFRHLSPIYGSRVSIAPEKQDHFVLSQVPDILHCGHVHTIGVEWYKNVLLINSGTWQSQTEFQKRMNVVPTPAQVPVVDLSTFKTTILRFDE, from the coding sequence ATGCGCATGACAGACATGAATGAAGTCGATGTCCTTACAGCCTTTATAGAAGAAGGCTATCAGATCAGTTCCGAGGCAGTGGAACTGATATGTTCTCATTGTTCTCCTAAAGAGCTTATAAGCCACGTGCTTAAGACCATTGACATATCGGTACTGGTCATCGGTGTTGAGCATGTCGATCTTGGATCCTTTGGTGACTCTTATGGCTCTAACGTTGTTACCCTGCAGTCCTCAATGCCCATATCCTCATTTGTTGTGAGTGATCAGGATTCATTATGTGATAACCCTATCACTATCATTTCCGATATCTCGGACAATTCCACATGTGTGGGTGAGTATATGGAGTTTGTCCAGTATTTCAGGAACCGCTACAGCAAGTTAAGTGATATCATCCGCTCCCGTGTGAATGCAAGACCCATAGAAAGCCTGAAAAAGAAACGCTCTGCAAGCAGTCCTGTAAGCAGGCGCGGTACCGGTGAGCAAAGTGAAATATCGATAATCGGCATGGTATCTGAAATCAAGAGCACAAGCAATGGTCATAAGATCCTTGAGATTGAGGACCCCACCGGCACATTCTCGGTGCTTGTACGCACGGCTGACAAGGAACTCTTCGAGCAGGCTGCTCATCTTGTCCTGGATGAGGTCGCCGGCTTCACAGGTACTCTCACAAATGACGGCAAATTGATGATAGTTCAGAAGATAATTCTCCCGGACCTGCCAAACACTATGTCAAGAAAAGGTGGCACTTACGGGAAGGCGGTACTGACGTCTGATGTCCATATCGGCAGTTCCACTTTCCTTGAAGAACCCTGGGAGCATTTCATTGATTTCCTGAAGGGGAACACCGATAGTGAAGCACTTGCAGATATCTCCAAGGAGGTGCGGTATCTTCTCATTGCGGGAGATCTTGTTGACGGTATCGGCATCTATCCTGGGCAGGAAAAAGAACTGAGCATTCAGGATATATATGACCAGTATAAAAGAGCTGCTGAATACTGCGAAGAGATCCCAAAACATATAAGAATCGTTATTTCTCCTGGAAACCATGATGCTGTACGCCAGGCGGAACCTCAGCCAAAACTGCCTGAATGTATCAGGGCGGATTTCCCGGACAATGTGACCTTTGTGGGCAATCCTGCCATGGTCGATCTCGATGGCGCCAGGGTCCTTCTCTACCACGGACGCTCCATTGACGACCTTGTGGCCGCAGTCCCGGGTGTATCCTACCATGCCCCTACAAAAGGCATGGTCGAGATGATGAAGTTCAGGCACCTATCTCCTATTTATGGAAGCCGCGTTTCCATTGCACCGGAAAAACAGGACCATTTTGTCCTGAGCCAGGTGCCTGATATCCTGCACTGCGGTCATGTGCATACCATAGGAGTTGAGTGGTACAAGAATGTCCTGCTGATAAATTCAGGTACCTGGCAATCCCAGACCGAGTTCCAGAAAAGAATGAACGTCGTCCCCACACCGGCCCAGGTCCCTGTTGTAGACCTTTCCACCTTCAAGACGACGATACTTAGATTTGATGAGTGA
- a CDS encoding peptidase S26B, signal peptidase — protein sequence MNLKDAYKAFKESDDFFISLARDLTSVLLAVLIFASFSYVVFGMWTPMVAVESGSMEPHMNVGDIVFIQSIDRTQVITYEEGTDSYTSFNSYGNVILYKPYGRDGVTPIIHRAMYYVEEGEPMWDGGPVAPHAGYITKGDNEVTNRYYDQQGQVSYMLPVKEEWVIGVAKYRIPYIGYLRLMLPSF from the coding sequence ATGAACTTAAAAGACGCTTATAAAGCTTTCAAAGAGAGTGATGATTTCTTTATTTCACTCGCCCGCGATCTTACATCGGTATTGTTAGCCGTTCTTATATTTGCATCTTTCTCTTATGTCGTTTTCGGCATGTGGACACCCATGGTCGCCGTGGAATCCGGAAGCATGGAACCTCATATGAATGTCGGGGATATAGTTTTTATCCAGAGCATCGACAGGACACAGGTCATAACATATGAGGAAGGCACGGACAGTTATACTTCCTTTAACAGCTATGGAAATGTCATCCTGTACAAACCCTATGGAAGGGACGGGGTAACTCCAATTATCCACAGAGCCATGTACTATGTGGAAGAGGGAGAACCCATGTGGGATGGTGGACCAGTGGCGCCTCATGCAGGTTACATTACCAAGGGAGACAACGAGGTAACGAACAGGTATTATGACCAGCAGGGACAGGTCAGCTATATGTTGCCTGTCAAGGAAGAATGGGTGATCGGGGTTGCGAAGTACAGGATACCATACATCGGGTATCTCAGACTCATGCTGCCCAGCTTCTGA